The Thioalkalivibrio nitratireducens DSM 14787 DNA segment GACGGGCAGGTGCTGGACCTGAAGCTGAACTACACCGGCGAGTGGTTCAGTTACGCGTTCTCGCCGCTGCTGCAGTCGGCCGGTGGCGACCTGGTTGATCGAGCACCGGGTGGGCTGGCAAGCGGGACGCTGGATGGGCCGGAGTCGGTCGCGGCGATGGCTGCGGTCCAGTCGTGGATCCGGCGCGGCCGCGTCGATCCCAACCTCGACGACGCAGCCTTCACCCGGAGCCGGGTGGCGCTGGCGTGGGGCGGGCACTGGAACTTCCCCGGCTACCACGCGGCACTCGGCGACGATCTGCTGCTGCTGCCGCTGCCGCGCCTGGGCGAGGCGACGGTGACCGGGCAGGGGTCCTGGCAGTGGGGCATCACGCGGCGCGCGCGGGATCCGGAGCTGGCGCTGGCGTTCATCGCGTTCCTGTTGCGCCCCGAGGAAGTGCTGGCGATGAGCGAGGCGAACGGCGGCGTTCCCGCGACCCGCAGCGCAGTGCGAAAGTCGGAGCTCTACGGGCCCGGGGGGCCGCTGCGGCTGTTCGCCCGCCAGTTGGAGGAAGGGTACGCGCGCCCGCGCCCGCGGACACCGGCGTACCCAGTGATCAGCGACGCGTTCGCGCGTGCGTTCCAGGATATCCGGCATGGCGCCGAACCGGTCCAGGCACTGGGCTGGGCGGCCCGGCGGATCGACCGGGAATTGCGCGATAACCGCCATTACCCGGAAGTCGCGGGGACAGCGCGATGAGCCGCCGGCATCCCGGCGAGGGCGCCGCTGCCTGGCTGCTGATGACCCCGGCACTGTCCGGCCTGCTGGTGTTCCTGCTCATGCCGTTCGGTCTGGCGGTGGTCCTGTCGTTCAGCAACTTGCGCATGGCGTCCCCGTTGCCGCTCGAGTTCGTCGGGTTCTCGAACTACACGCTGGCGTTCACCGAGACCGGGCTGGCGCGGGCATTGCTGAACAACCTGCTGTTCGCGCTGGTCGTGGTGCCGGTACAGACGGCGCTGGGATTGGCGTTGGCGCTGCTGCTGAACCGGCCGCTGGCCGGCCGCGCGGTGTTCCGGACGCTGTTCTTCCTGCCGGTGGTGTTCCCGCTGTCGCTGGTCGCGGTGGTCTGGGTGTTGATCTTCGCCCCGGGGCCGGACGGCCTGCTGAACGCGGCACTGGGGTTCGTGACCTTGGGTGCCTGGGAGCCCCGCGATTTCCTGAACGAGCCGTTCTGGGCCCTGCCGGCGGTGATGCTGACGTCGATCTGGCAGGGCGCGGGCTTCCAGATGGTCGTGCTGCTGGCCGGGCTGCAGGCGATCCCGCGCCAGCTCTACGAGGCCGCCGCGGTCGATGGTGCGGGCCGTTGGCGCCAGTTCCTGCACGTGACCCTGCCGGGGCTGCGCAATCCGCTGGTGTTCGTGGTGATCGTGACCACCCTTTTGTCGTTCCGGGTGTTCGACCAGGTCCGGATCATGACCCGGGGCGGTCCGCAGGAGGCGTCGAACACGGTGATCCACGAGATGGTCCGCACCGCGTTCGACCAGGGGCACGTGGCGATGGGCGCGGCGATGAGCGTCGTGTTCTTCGTGGTGATCCTGGGCATCGCGCTGATCCAGCGCCGCCTGCTGCGCCAGCGCGGGGAGGTTGCGTGATGCGCCGGGCCGGTCTGCGAGCGCTGCTGGCCTACGCGCTGCTGCTGGGGTTCACGCTGCTGTTCCTGGCGCCGGTGCTGTTCATGCTGGTCGCCAGCCTGAAGCCGAACGAGCAGGTGCTGGCCGAGGCCGGCACCCTGCGCGCGTTCTTTCCGGACACGGTCGGCCTCGACAACTACCGGGCGGTGTTCGAGCGGGTGCCATTCGAGCTGTATCTCGCCAGCTCGCTGATCGTGAACGGACTGATCGTCGGGCTGGGGCTGGTGGTGAACGCCTTTGCCGGCTACGCGCTCGCGCGCCTGCGCTGGTGGGGGCGCGGCGCGATGCTGGGACTGGTGCTGGCGGTGTTGGTGATCCCGTTCGAGGCGGTCGCGATCCCGCTGTTCTACCAGCTGTCGTGGCTGGGCTGGCGCGACGACTGGCTGGTGCAGGCGATCCCGTTCGTTGCCAATCCGCTCGCGATCTTCCTGTTCTACAGTTTCTTTCTGGGCCTGCCGCGGGAACTCGAGGAAGCGGCCCGCGTCGACGGCGCCGGGGTGCTGCGGACCTTCTTCGCGATCGTTCTGCCGAACGCGAAGGCGGCCTTCGCCAGCGTCGCGATCGTGCTGTTCCTGTTCCACTGGGGCATGTACCTGTGGCCGCTGCTGATGACCACCTCGGAGGCGGTGCGCCCGCTGCCGCTGGGAATCGCGAGCTTTTATACCCTGCCGCCGCTGCAGTGGGGCGATATCATGGCGTTCGGCGTATTGATGGTACTGCCTGTGGTGCTTCTGTTCGTCGTGTTCCAGCGCTGGTTCGTTCGCGGCGTTGCGTCCACCGGCGTGAAGGGCTGAGTGGGGAGCGGCATGGCGGAAGTCGAGTTCAGCGACGTGAGCAAGACCTTCGGGGACCACACGGTGATTCCCGGCCTCGACCTGCGGGTCCGGGATGGGGAACTGCTGGTATTGCTCGGACCCTCCGGCTGCGGCAAGTCGACGCTGCTGCGCCTGCTCGCGGGGCTGGAGCCCGCGACTGGCGGCACGATCCGGATCGGCGGGCGCGCGGTCGACGCCCTCGGCCCGGGGGCGCGCAATGTCGCGATGGTGTTCCAGAACTACGCGCTGTACCCGCACAAGACGGTGCGCGGCAACCTGGAGTTCCCGCTACATATGCGCGCGCTGCGCCGGGGCGAGCGCGAGCGCCGGGTGCTCGAGGCGGCGCGGGTGCTGGGGCTGGAGGACCTGCTGGACAAGCGTCCGGCAGAACTTTCCGGCGGGCAGCGGCAGCGGGTGGCGATGGGACGCGCAATCGTGCGCGAGCCCGACGCGTTCCTGATGGACGAGCCGCTGTCCAACCTCGACGCCCGCCTGCGGGTGCAGATCCGGGCGGAGATCGGCGCGCTGCAGCGGCGGCTTGGGGTCACCACGCTTTACGTCACCCACGACCAGGTTGAGGCGATGACGCTTGGCGACCGCGTCGCGGTGCTGCGCGACGGGGTCATCCAGCAGCTTGGTGCGCCTGCTGACCTCTACCGGCGGCCGGCGAACCTGTTCGTAGCGGGCTTCCTGGGCAGCCCGCCGATGAATTTGTTCGAACCCGGTGTCGCGGCACGCGAAGCGGGCCGCGCGCTGCGCCTCGGAGGGCGCTGGGTCACCCCCACCGGGGGCATTCCGGAGCGGGCGCGTTACGCTGGGCTGCGGCCGGAGGACCTCGACCTGGTCGATGGACACAGGGATCGGGAGGTGCAGTTGCAGGGGTTGGTGCGCGCGGTCGAGGTGCTCGGGCACGAACGCATCGTCTACGTGGACACCGGGGACCGGATGGTCGATACCCTCCCCGGCGGGGTCGGTCCGACCGAGGGGGCGGTCGCGGCGCGCCTGTCCGGTGCGACGACGCCGGAACCCGGCCAGACGGTCGCGCTGGAGGCGAAGCCCGGCTGCCTGTACTGGTTCGACGAACAGGGCCGCGCGATCGACGTGGGCAGGTAGCGGCCGGCACGCCGATTCCCGGATCCGCCGGGTGCCGGGCAATCAGGCTGGCAACCGGCCAAAGTGGCCGCTGCTGAAGTCGCGTACGGCCTCGCGGATCTCCTCGGTGGTATTCATCACGAACGGCCCATGGCCGACGATCGGCTCGTCGATCGGCTCGCCGTGGAGCACGAGCAAGGTGCTGTCGGTCCGGGCCTCGAGTTCGACGCCGTCGCCGGCGCGGTCCAGCAGCACCAGTTGGGCCTCTTCCGCGTCCTGCTGGCCGTTGATCCGCACATTGCCGTGCAGGACCACCAGCATCGACGTCCAGCCGTCCGCCAACGCGAGTCGGACCGGCGGGTGACCCGCCGCGAGTTGAAGATCCCAGACGTCCATCGGCGTATGCGTGTTCGCCGGGCCGCGGTGTTCTTCGAACTGGCCGGCGATGACCCGGACGGTTCCGGCTCCTTCCGGCAGGTCGATCGCGGGAATGTCCAGGTCCAGCAAGGGCTGGTATCCGGGAGCGGACATCTTGTTGGTAGCCGGCAGGTTCACCCACAGCTGCACCATCTCGAGCGTGCCGCCCCGGCGGGTGAACGCCTCCGAGTGGAATTCCTGGTGGAGGATGCCGGAGGCGGCGGTCATCCACTGCACATCTCCCGGGCCGATCCGGCCGCCGCCGCCGGTCGAGTCGAGGTGCTCGACCTCGCCCTGGTAGACGATGGTGACGGTCTCGAACCCCCGGTGCGGATGTTCGCCGACGCCGCGAGGACGGTGCCCCGGCGCAAAATGCATCGGGCCGGCGTAGTCCAGTAACAGGAACGGGCTGATCGCCTGCCCGTGGCGCTCGTAGGAGAACATTGAACGCACTGGAAATCCGTCGCCGACCCAGTGCCGGGACGGAGCGCTGTGTACGCCGAGGATCTTCTTCATCGCGATGTCCTCCTTCGATGGTGCCGGGTCGTGGCATGCGGGCCACAGCCTGAATGCGGCGATTAGCCCATAGTCTCTTTGCTCACGTCTTTGCTCATAGTCTTCGTTCGGCTGCGGCAGGGACAGTTCACCCTGCAGGATCTGCGCGATATCGGCCGTCACCCCGAACGGTGCAGCCGACGATCGCCTGCCTGCGACCGGGGTGGCGGGTCGTAGCGGCAGCCACTCGGTCGGAGGGGCAGGTTGCGGTGCCGGGATGTCGGTGTAGTTAACGTGAAAGAACCCGCGGCGCGCGTCCGGGGTGATCCGTAGGGCGGAAAAGCGCAGCGTCATCCGCCGCTCGGCGTTCGCGCCTCCCCGGCGCCTGCGGCAACCCCGGCGCCGGATGGCGGATGACGGCCTTCGGCCTTTTCCGCCCTACGCCTCTTTCATCATCGGGGGTGGCCGCTGGCGATGACAGTCAACTCGCGTCAACCGGCCTCTGGGTGGTTCCGCGGGCCGGGTTCGCTTAGGCTTCGCGCCATCGGGCAGATCCGGTGCGGATCGGCCGGCCCGGTGCAACGAAACCAGGGTACGCGTCCCCTCGGGCGCGAAGGAGTGCTTGAGATGCAGACCGACCGAATCATCGCCTTCGTCATGGCCGGCGGCCAGGGATCCCGGCTGCAGCCGCTCACCGCCGCGCGGTCCAAGCCGTCGGTGCCGTTCGGGTCGCGCTATCGGATCGTCGACTTCGTGCTCAGCAACCTGGTGAACTCGCAGATCCGCACGATCTACCTGCTGGTCCAGTACAAGTCGCAATCGCTGATCGAGCATGTACGCAAATCCTGGACGATCTCGCCGCTGCTGCCGGACCAGTTCGTCACGGTGGTACCACCGCAGATGATGAGCGGCGAGAGCTGGTTCCAGGGGACTTCCGACGCGGTGTACCAGAACATGGGGCTGATCGAGACCCATGCTCCGGATCTGGTCGTGGTGTTCGGTGCCGACCACATCTACCGGATGGACATCCGCCAGATGGTCGCCTTCCACAAGGAGCGCGACGCCGATGTGACCATCGCGGCGCTGCCGGTGCCGCTGCGCGACGCCCGGGGCTTCGGGATCATCTCGGCGGATCCGGACGGGCGTGTCGAGGCATTCCAGGAAAAGCCGGCGAATCCGAACCCGATACTGGGGGATTCCGAGCGTGCCTTCGCGTCGATGGGCAACTACATCTTCCGCACCGACGTGCTGATGGCGGCGCTGGAGGAGGCGCACCGCAACGGCGAGACCGACTTCGGGGGGCATATCCTGCCGCGCCTGCTGCGTGATCACCGGCTCTTCGCCTACGATTTCGCGACCAACGAGGTGCCGGGGATCAAGTCCTACGAGCAGCGCGTCTACTGGCGCGACGTCGGCACGCTCGACGCCTATTTCGATGCCCACAAGGACGTGCTCGGGGATGAACCCGTGTTCGATATGTTCAATCCCCAGTGGCCGATCTTCTCGAGCAATTACCAGGGGCCGGTGGCACGCGTGTTGGGAGGCGAACTGCACAATTCGCTGCTCGGGGCCGCCAGCGTCGTCCACGACGGCGTGCGTATCCGGGATTCGATCATCCGCCGCGAGGCCGTGATTGAGGACGACGTCGAACTCGACGAGTGCATCGTGATGGACTACACGCGGATCGGCCGGGGGGCGAAGCTGCGCCGGGTGATCGTCGACCGCCACAACCACATCCAGCCCGGCGAGCGCATCGGTTTCGATCCCGACACGGACCGCCAGCGGTTCCAGGTCAGCGAGTCGGGCGTCACCGTCGTTCCCCGCGGCCGCGGGAGCTATTTCGCCCGCGGGCCCATCGGTGGAATTCCCGGTGGCGGCTACGCCGAGTGAGTTCCGGCCGAGGGGCTTCCCTGCGTTCCGGATCGGCACGGAACGGGTCAGCCGGTGGGTGCGCCGGCGGCCGGGTTCGCGTAGCAGAGCAAGTGCTGCCGCACGACGTCGGCGACGACCCGCAGATCCCGACCGCGCACGTCGTAGACGCGCACCGCGGCGGCAACCGCGGGGTCGCGGGCCTCGTCGCCGGGAGGTGGCAGCCGGCAGTGGCCGGGCAGGGCGTCGAGCCAGGCGGGGCGGAAATCGGTTCCGGATTCCTGGGGGAACAGGGCTACGTAGCCGATTCGTGATTCGACCAGATCCTGGAAGAAATGCGAGCCGAACGACAGGTCCGGAATCATGCCCGCGCCCAGTTCGGCCACTTCGACCAGCACGGCCACCCGGTTGATATCTGCAAAGCGGATCGGTATGCCGAGCTCCGGGCTGCTGGTGCCCCAGCGGCCGGGACCGATCAACAGCACCGGGTCGGCGTCGCGGTCTGCGACCGCGCGGTTGATCTGTCCGACCAGCCGCGCCACCGCGAAGCGCTGGGGAACGCTCAGTGCGCTGTATCGCGGGCCGTCGATGTGCACGACGCGCGCGATCGGCTGGTCGATGTTTCCGCCCATGAAACGCCCCCGGGTCTCGAACAGCAGGCTGGCCGAGCGGACCCTGTCCGGCAAGGTCACAGCCTGCCCTTCGCCCAGGGTTTGCAGCGGCCGGCACTGGACCAGGTTCACCGAGGGTAGCCCGTCGGCGGCCAGGTGCACCGTGAACTCCACGTCCACCGGGTAAGCATAGGCCCGTTCCAGTTCGCGGAGCAGGCGCCGCATCAGTGGCACGAACGCGGTCTCCCGCAACAGCGGGGTGAACGTGAGCCGCCAGACCGGGCCACCTCCGGGCAGCGTGCGCGAACGTTCGCTGGCCTCTCGGTCGCGCTCTGCCACCCAACGCAGCGGAAGCTCCGCGGCGGCCTGCACCAACTGGCGCAGCGGCAGCGAGCGCGGGCGGTTGTCGAGGATGTCGAGCACGTCGACCGTGTGCTGCGAGTACCGGTAGGTCTCGCTCCGCTCGCGGTACGGGCGCTTGTGCGGCTGATCGAGGGCGACCACGCAGGCATGGTCGCCCTCGATCCGGTCCACCGCGCGGGTGCCCAGCCCCAGCACCAGGCGGAGCATCCCCGCCTCGGGATCCATGTCCGGATCCCATGCGAACGTGTTGCGCGAGACGCCGACTCCGGCGGCGTCCGGGAGATAGTAGCGGCCGTGGTAACGCCCGTTCACGCGCTGCAGCAGCAGCGCCATCGGCTCTTCCATCTGCGCCAGGCCGCGCTGCTGCCGGTAGACCAGCGCGTCCTCGCTCATCGTCGACGCGTAGACTTGGCGGATCGCGTCCTCCAGCTCTTCCAGGCGCCGGTCCGGCGAGCCCTGGTTGACCCGGAAAACGCTT contains these protein-coding regions:
- a CDS encoding extracellular solute-binding protein, translating into MTHMDFRAALAPVFRLPVPALPVLALVLAVALLPGCGRDGEHGSMAADSAQRIEIWAHAGREEERRTLEAQIDRFRAERPEVRVDLTWIPEGSYNGQVQAAALAGRLPDLLEFDGPYLYSYAWQGHLRPLDDLLPAGLREDLLPSIAAQGTYRGRLYGIGTFDSGLGLWGNRTRLRAVGARIPDDPGDAWSGDEFDALLERLARDDPDGQVLDLKLNYTGEWFSYAFSPLLQSAGGDLVDRAPGGLASGTLDGPESVAAMAAVQSWIRRGRVDPNLDDAAFTRSRVALAWGGHWNFPGYHAALGDDLLLLPLPRLGEATVTGQGSWQWGITRRARDPELALAFIAFLLRPEEVLAMSEANGGVPATRSAVRKSELYGPGGPLRLFARQLEEGYARPRPRTPAYPVISDAFARAFQDIRHGAEPVQALGWAARRIDRELRDNRHYPEVAGTAR
- a CDS encoding carbohydrate ABC transporter permease, whose protein sequence is MSRRHPGEGAAAWLLMTPALSGLLVFLLMPFGLAVVLSFSNLRMASPLPLEFVGFSNYTLAFTETGLARALLNNLLFALVVVPVQTALGLALALLLNRPLAGRAVFRTLFFLPVVFPLSLVAVVWVLIFAPGPDGLLNAALGFVTLGAWEPRDFLNEPFWALPAVMLTSIWQGAGFQMVVLLAGLQAIPRQLYEAAAVDGAGRWRQFLHVTLPGLRNPLVFVVIVTTLLSFRVFDQVRIMTRGGPQEASNTVIHEMVRTAFDQGHVAMGAAMSVVFFVVILGIALIQRRLLRQRGEVA
- a CDS encoding carbohydrate ABC transporter permease, producing the protein MRRAGLRALLAYALLLGFTLLFLAPVLFMLVASLKPNEQVLAEAGTLRAFFPDTVGLDNYRAVFERVPFELYLASSLIVNGLIVGLGLVVNAFAGYALARLRWWGRGAMLGLVLAVLVIPFEAVAIPLFYQLSWLGWRDDWLVQAIPFVANPLAIFLFYSFFLGLPRELEEAARVDGAGVLRTFFAIVLPNAKAAFASVAIVLFLFHWGMYLWPLLMTTSEAVRPLPLGIASFYTLPPLQWGDIMAFGVLMVLPVVLLFVVFQRWFVRGVASTGVKG
- a CDS encoding ABC transporter ATP-binding protein, which codes for MAEVEFSDVSKTFGDHTVIPGLDLRVRDGELLVLLGPSGCGKSTLLRLLAGLEPATGGTIRIGGRAVDALGPGARNVAMVFQNYALYPHKTVRGNLEFPLHMRALRRGERERRVLEAARVLGLEDLLDKRPAELSGGQRQRVAMGRAIVREPDAFLMDEPLSNLDARLRVQIRAEIGALQRRLGVTTLYVTHDQVEAMTLGDRVAVLRDGVIQQLGAPADLYRRPANLFVAGFLGSPPMNLFEPGVAAREAGRALRLGGRWVTPTGGIPERARYAGLRPEDLDLVDGHRDREVQLQGLVRAVEVLGHERIVYVDTGDRMVDTLPGGVGPTEGAVAARLSGATTPEPGQTVALEAKPGCLYWFDEQGRAIDVGR
- a CDS encoding pirin family protein, whose product is MKKILGVHSAPSRHWVGDGFPVRSMFSYERHGQAISPFLLLDYAGPMHFAPGHRPRGVGEHPHRGFETVTIVYQGEVEHLDSTGGGGRIGPGDVQWMTAASGILHQEFHSEAFTRRGGTLEMVQLWVNLPATNKMSAPGYQPLLDLDIPAIDLPEGAGTVRVIAGQFEEHRGPANTHTPMDVWDLQLAAGHPPVRLALADGWTSMLVVLHGNVRINGQQDAEEAQLVLLDRAGDGVELEARTDSTLLVLHGEPIDEPIVGHGPFVMNTTEEIREAVRDFSSGHFGRLPA
- a CDS encoding glucose-1-phosphate adenylyltransferase, translated to MQTDRIIAFVMAGGQGSRLQPLTAARSKPSVPFGSRYRIVDFVLSNLVNSQIRTIYLLVQYKSQSLIEHVRKSWTISPLLPDQFVTVVPPQMMSGESWFQGTSDAVYQNMGLIETHAPDLVVVFGADHIYRMDIRQMVAFHKERDADVTIAALPVPLRDARGFGIISADPDGRVEAFQEKPANPNPILGDSERAFASMGNYIFRTDVLMAALEEAHRNGETDFGGHILPRLLRDHRLFAYDFATNEVPGIKSYEQRVYWRDVGTLDAYFDAHKDVLGDEPVFDMFNPQWPIFSSNYQGPVARVLGGELHNSLLGAASVVHDGVRIRDSIIRREAVIEDDVELDECIVMDYTRIGRGAKLRRVIVDRHNHIQPGERIGFDPDTDRQRFQVSESGVTVVPRGRGSYFARGPIGGIPGGGYAE
- a CDS encoding PEP/pyruvate-binding domain-containing protein encodes the protein MNAGFTDREIVSTGIAGLDTVLDGLRIGDNLVWRVDDIDDYRRFVQPFVAAASAQRRQIIYLRFGRHAPLVLPGPGVRTVTVDATGGFEAFTRQVYQLITDHGRGAFYICDSLSDLLSAWATDYMVGNFFRVVCPYLYELDTVAYFALQPQSHSHTTLSRIRETTQVLIDVHHAREECHIQPVKVWRRQSPTMFLPHRQQGECFVPVIDSSDATHLQAALEHRHQQASQRQLDCWDRMFLEATEASAPTTDPVRRVAILEHLLTVLIGREERILQLARRYLTLEDLLTVRARMIGSGYIGGKAVGMLLARQALLHADREYWGRHLEPHDSFFLGSDVYYSYLVHNRWWPRIMRQRSPEGYFDEARSLREGMLRGEIPGEIRLELERMLDYFGQYPILVRSSSLQEDGFGNAFAGKYESVFRVNQGSPDRRLEELEDAIRQVYASTMSEDALVYRQQRGLAQMEEPMALLLQRVNGRYHGRYYLPDAAGVGVSRNTFAWDPDMDPEAGMLRLVLGLGTRAVDRIEGDHACVVALDQPHKRPYRERSETYRYSQHTVDVLDILDNRPRSLPLRQLVQAAAELPLRWVAERDREASERSRTLPGGGPVWRLTFTPLLRETAFVPLMRRLLRELERAYAYPVDVEFTVHLAADGLPSVNLVQCRPLQTLGEGQAVTLPDRVRSASLLFETRGRFMGGNIDQPIARVVHIDGPRYSALSVPQRFAVARLVGQINRAVADRDADPVLLIGPGRWGTSSPELGIPIRFADINRVAVLVEVAELGAGMIPDLSFGSHFFQDLVESRIGYVALFPQESGTDFRPAWLDALPGHCRLPPPGDEARDPAVAAAVRVYDVRGRDLRVVADVVRQHLLCYANPAAGAPTG